TTTTTTCGCCACGGTTTCGCACGGCATTTCAACCCCGGAATGTATTCCGCCAGCCGCCATGCGGCCGGCATGATGACGGGGACATTGTGGAAAGAGGGATAAGATGGCAAAGCAAACCCCACTGTATGAGCAGCACGTGGCATGCGGCGCTCGCATGGTCGATTTTCATGGTTGGATGATGCCGCTGCATTACGGCTCGCAGATTGATGAGCATCACGCCGTGCGTCAGGACGCCGGCATGTTCGATGTCTCCCACATGACGATTGTCGATTTGCACGGCGCCCGCACCCGGGAGTTCCTGCGCTATCTGCTGGCGAATGACGTCGCCAAACTGACCCAGCCCGGCAAGGCGCTGTATACCGGCATGCTGAACGCTTCCGGCGGCGTGATTGACGATCTGATCGTTTACTTCCTGACGGAAGACTATTTCCGCCTGGTGGTTAACTCCGCCACGCGCGACAAAGATCTGGCGTGGATTGAACAGCATGCCGCGCCGTACGGCGTAGAGCTGCAGGTGCGCGACGACCTGGCGTTGATCGCGGTGCAGGGGCCGCAGGCTAAAGAGCGCGCGGCCATTTTGTTCAATACGGAACAACAGCAGGCGGTGGCCGGTATGAAACCGTTCTTCGGCGTACAGGCCGGCGAGCTGTTTATCGCCACTACCGGCTATACCGGCGAGGCCGGCTATGAAATCGCCTTGCCGACAGAGCAGGCGGCCGACTTCTGGCAGCGCCTGCTGGCTGCGGGCGTGAAGCCGGCCGGCCTCGGCGCGCGCGATACGCTGCGTCTGGAAGCCGGAATGAACCTTTATGGTCAGGAGATGGATGAAGGCGTATCGCCGCTGGCGGCCAATATGGGCTGGACCATCGCCTGGGAGCCGCAGGACCGTCAGTTCATCGGCCGCGACGTGCTGGAACAGCAGCGCGAGCAGGGCACCGAACAACTGGTCGGATTGGTGATGACGGAAAAGGGCGTATTACGTAATGAGCTACCGGTGCGTTTCACCGATGAAGCGGGCCAGACGCACGAAGGGGCGATCACCAGCGGGTCGTTCTCGCCGACGCTGGGCTTCAGCATCGCGCTGGCGCGGGTGCCGGCCGGCATCGGCGACCAGGCCATCGTGCAGATCCGCAACCGTGAAATGCCGGTGAAGGTCACCAAGCCCGGTTTTGTACGTGCCGGTAAGTCACTGATTGATTAATGATTGATTTTATTTGAAGGAGCCGCGGGCGATGAGCAATGTACCAACTGAACTGAAATACGCCACCTCTCACGAGTGGGTGCGTAGCGAAGGCAATGGCGAATATGTAGTGGGCATCACCGAACACGCGCAGGAACTGCTGGGCGATATGGTGTTCGTCGATTTGCCGGAAGTGGGCCGCAAGCTCGCCGCCGGTGAAGATTGCGCGGTGGCGGAGTCGGTGAAAGCCGCGTCCGACATCTATGCGCCAATCAGCGGTGAAATCATCGCGGTGAATGAAGAGCTGGACGGCTCGCCGGAGCTGGTCAACAGCGATCCTTACGCTGACGGCTGGCTGTTCCGCATCAAGGCCTCTGACGAAGCGGAGCTCGGCAAGCTGCTCGATGCCGCCGGTTATCAGGCGTCTATCGAAGAGTAATGGTTACCACGCCCCGCACGCCGACGCGTCGGGGCGTTTTAGTTATTAAGGCTACATCCCGTACCACGTAAGCATTCAGGAATTTGTCGCAATGACTCAGACACTCAGCCAACTTGAACACAGCGAAGCGTTCATTGAACGCCATATCGGCTCTTCTGCACAGCAACAGCAAGAGATGCTGGAGGCGGTGGGCGCCCGCTCGCTCAGCGCGCTGATCCAACAGATTGTGCCGGCAGATATTCAGCTGCCGGGGCCGCCGCCGGTTGGCGATGCGGTGACTGAACATCAGGCGCTGGCCGAACTGAAGGCGATCGCCGGCCAGAACCAGCGCTACAAATCCTATATCGGCATGGGCTACAGCTCGGTGCTGACGCCGCCGGTGATCCTGCGCAACATGCTGGAAAATCCGGGCTGGTACACCGCCTATACGCCGTATCAGCCGGAAGTGTCGCAGGGCCGTCTGGAAGCGCTGCTGAACTTCCAGACCGTGACGCTCGATCTGACCGGGCTGGATCTGGCCTCTGCCTCGCTGCTGGATGAGGCTACCGCCGCCGCCGAAGCAATGGCGCTGGCCAAGCGCGCCAGCAAGTTGAAAGGCGCCAACCGTTTCTTCGTCGCCGACGATGTGCACCCGCAGACGCTGGACGTGGTGCGTACCCGCGCCGAAACCTTCAACTTTGAGGTGATCGTCGATAAAGCGGAAAAAGTGCTGGAGCTGGAAGGAGTGTTCGGCGTGCTGCTGCAGCAGGTGGGCACCACCGGCGAGCTGCACGACTACGGCGCGCTGCTGGCCGAACTGAAATCCCGCAAAATCATCACCAGCGTGGCGGCCGACTTTATGGCGCTGGTGCTGCTGACCGCGCCGGGTAAGCAGGGCGCCGACGTGGTGTTCGGCTCCGCGCAGCGCTTCGGCGTGCCGATGGGCTATGGCGGCCCGCACGCGGCCTTCTTTGCCTGCCGTGATGAATTCAAGCGTTCGATGCCGGGCCGTATCATCGGTGTTTCCCGCGACGTTGCCGGCAATACCGCGCTGCGTATGGCGATGCAAACCCGCGAACAGCATATCCGTCGTGAAAAGGCCAACTCCAATATTTGTACCTCGCAGGTGCTGCTGGCCAATATCGCCAGCCTGTATGCGGTGTACCACGGGCCGCAGGGCCTGAAGCGCATTGCCGAACGTATCCACCGCCTGACCGATATTCTGGCGGCCGGGCTGCAGCAGGCCGGCCTGCAACTGCGTCACAACAGCTGGTTCGACACCCTGACGGTAGAGGTGAAAGACAAGGCGGCGGTGCTGGATCGCGCCCTGAGCTTCGGCCTGAACCTGCGCACCGATATTCACGGCGCGGTCGGCATCACGCTGGATGAGGCCACCTCGCGTGAAGACGTGCAAACCCTGTTTGCGGTGCTGGCCGGCGACGGCCACGGGCTGAACATCGATGCGCTGGATGCGGCGGTCAGCGCGGCAAGCGCCTCCATTCCGGCGCCGATGCTGCGTCAGGAAGCGATCCTGACCCACCCGGTGTTCAACAGCTACCACAGCGAAACCGAAATGATGCGCTATATGCATCGTCTGGAGCGTAAGGATCTGGCGCTGAACCAGGCGATGATCCCGCTGGGTTCCTGCACCATGAAGCTGAACGCCGCGGCGGAAATGATTCCGATCACCTGGCCGGAGTTCTCCGATATGCACCCGTTCTGTCCGCCTGAGCAGGCGACCGGCTACCAGGTGATGATCGGTCAGCTGTCCCAGTGGCTGGTGCAGTTGACCGGCTATGACGCGGTCTGCATGCAGCCGAACTCCGGCGCGCAGGGGGAATATGCCGGCCTGCTGGCGATTCGCCGCTATCACGAAAGCCGCAATGAAGCGGGGCGTCACGTGTGCCTGATCCCAAGCTCGGCGCACGGCACCAACCCGGCTTCCGCCCAGATGGCGGGCATGAGCGTGGTGGTGGTGGCCTGCGACAAGAATGGCAACATCGATCTGCACGATCTGCGCGTCAAGGCCGAACAGGCAGGCGCGGAGCTGTCATGCATTATGGTGACCTATCCGTCCACCCACGGCGTCTATGAAGAAACCATCCGCGAAGTGTGCCAGATCGTGCATCAGTTCGGCGGCCAGGTGTATCTGGACGGCGCCAACATGAACGCGCAGGTCGGTATCACCACGCCGGGCTACATCGGCGCGGACGTTTCTCACCTCAACCTGCATAAAACCTTCTGTATTCCGCACGGCGGCGGCGGCCCGGGCATGGGGCCGATCGGCGTGAAAGCGCATCTGGCGCCGTTTGTGCCCGGCCACAGCGTGGTGCAGATTGACGGCGTAACCACCCAGCAGGGCGCGGTGTCCGCCGCGCCGTTCGGCAGCGCGTCGATTCTGCCGATCAGCTGGATGTACATCCGCATGATGGGGGCGGAAGGCCTGAAGCAGGCCAGCCAGGTGGCAATCCTTAATGCCAACTACATCGCCACCCGTCTGAAGGATGCCTATCCGATTCTGTACACCGGCCGTGACCACCGCGTGGCGCACGAATGTATTCTGGATATTCGTCCGCTGAAAGAGGAAACCGGCATCAGCGAGATGGATATCGCCAAGCGCCTGATCGATTACGGCTTCCATGCGCCGACCATGTCGTTCCCGGTAGCGGGCACGCTGATGGTTGAGCCGACGGAGTCAGAAAGTAAGGTTGAGCTGGACCGCTTTATCGAGGCGCTGCTGTCGATTCGCGCAGAAATGGAGAGCGTGAAGCAGGGGGCATGGCCGCTGGACGATAACCCGCTGGTGAATGCGCCGCACGTGCAGGCCGAGCTGGTGGGCGACTGGCAGCACGCCTACAGCCGCGAGCTGGCGGTATTCCCGTCCGCTGCGGTGCGTGAGAACAAGTACTGGCCGACCGTGAAGCGTCTGGATGACGTTTACGGCGACCGCAACCTG
The nucleotide sequence above comes from Serratia rhizosphaerae. Encoded proteins:
- the gcvT gene encoding glycine cleavage system aminomethyltransferase GcvT — protein: MAKQTPLYEQHVACGARMVDFHGWMMPLHYGSQIDEHHAVRQDAGMFDVSHMTIVDLHGARTREFLRYLLANDVAKLTQPGKALYTGMLNASGGVIDDLIVYFLTEDYFRLVVNSATRDKDLAWIEQHAAPYGVELQVRDDLALIAVQGPQAKERAAILFNTEQQQAVAGMKPFFGVQAGELFIATTGYTGEAGYEIALPTEQAADFWQRLLAAGVKPAGLGARDTLRLEAGMNLYGQEMDEGVSPLAANMGWTIAWEPQDRQFIGRDVLEQQREQGTEQLVGLVMTEKGVLRNELPVRFTDEAGQTHEGAITSGSFSPTLGFSIALARVPAGIGDQAIVQIRNREMPVKVTKPGFVRAGKSLID
- the gcvH gene encoding glycine cleavage system protein GcvH, which encodes MSNVPTELKYATSHEWVRSEGNGEYVVGITEHAQELLGDMVFVDLPEVGRKLAAGEDCAVAESVKAASDIYAPISGEIIAVNEELDGSPELVNSDPYADGWLFRIKASDEAELGKLLDAAGYQASIEE
- the gcvP gene encoding aminomethyl-transferring glycine dehydrogenase, with translation MTQTLSQLEHSEAFIERHIGSSAQQQQEMLEAVGARSLSALIQQIVPADIQLPGPPPVGDAVTEHQALAELKAIAGQNQRYKSYIGMGYSSVLTPPVILRNMLENPGWYTAYTPYQPEVSQGRLEALLNFQTVTLDLTGLDLASASLLDEATAAAEAMALAKRASKLKGANRFFVADDVHPQTLDVVRTRAETFNFEVIVDKAEKVLELEGVFGVLLQQVGTTGELHDYGALLAELKSRKIITSVAADFMALVLLTAPGKQGADVVFGSAQRFGVPMGYGGPHAAFFACRDEFKRSMPGRIIGVSRDVAGNTALRMAMQTREQHIRREKANSNICTSQVLLANIASLYAVYHGPQGLKRIAERIHRLTDILAAGLQQAGLQLRHNSWFDTLTVEVKDKAAVLDRALSFGLNLRTDIHGAVGITLDEATSREDVQTLFAVLAGDGHGLNIDALDAAVSAASASIPAPMLRQEAILTHPVFNSYHSETEMMRYMHRLERKDLALNQAMIPLGSCTMKLNAAAEMIPITWPEFSDMHPFCPPEQATGYQVMIGQLSQWLVQLTGYDAVCMQPNSGAQGEYAGLLAIRRYHESRNEAGRHVCLIPSSAHGTNPASAQMAGMSVVVVACDKNGNIDLHDLRVKAEQAGAELSCIMVTYPSTHGVYEETIREVCQIVHQFGGQVYLDGANMNAQVGITTPGYIGADVSHLNLHKTFCIPHGGGGPGMGPIGVKAHLAPFVPGHSVVQIDGVTTQQGAVSAAPFGSASILPISWMYIRMMGAEGLKQASQVAILNANYIATRLKDAYPILYTGRDHRVAHECILDIRPLKEETGISEMDIAKRLIDYGFHAPTMSFPVAGTLMVEPTESESKVELDRFIEALLSIRAEMESVKQGAWPLDDNPLVNAPHVQAELVGDWQHAYSRELAVFPSAAVRENKYWPTVKRLDDVYGDRNLFCSCVPIGEYQ